The Calditrichota bacterium genome includes a region encoding these proteins:
- a CDS encoding PorV/PorQ family protein produces the protein MRKLTIVLLVATVWVLTSWAQENSRVGTCAAQFLKVGVGARAAALGESGTAAPGITGLYWNPAAVAAVDRLSAFFSYSSMYAGLSHNFLGLAYPLGAGSTVGVGITYMTSDDIEITTVDMPQGTGAFYSLSNYAVGLTFARYMTDRLSLGITAKFIQEGIYREKARTIAVDLGSLLDTGLLGMKLAMSLSNFGGNMRLSGPDLRVSHTRWPEYTGNPTRYADLSTEVWPLPMIFRMGISSSLVGVDGQLAKSESNEVTVYADATDTNDSLLRSNFGVEYVWNNIIALRGGYRGVVLAHDEYETYNTSSYAAGVGLHYAVAGLDLTLDYAYTDYQILGNTQQLSITLKF, from the coding sequence ATGAGAAAGTTAACCATAGTGCTTCTGGTCGCGACGGTCTGGGTGCTGACCTCGTGGGCACAGGAGAACTCACGCGTGGGCACCTGCGCCGCGCAGTTCCTCAAGGTGGGGGTCGGCGCCCGGGCGGCAGCGCTCGGTGAGTCGGGTACGGCAGCGCCGGGAATTACCGGCTTGTACTGGAACCCGGCGGCCGTGGCGGCAGTGGACCGCTTGTCCGCTTTTTTCTCCTACTCCTCGATGTATGCGGGCCTGTCGCACAACTTCTTGGGGCTGGCCTATCCACTGGGTGCAGGGAGCACCGTCGGCGTGGGCATCACCTACATGACCTCCGACGACATCGAAATCACCACAGTGGACATGCCGCAGGGAACCGGCGCGTTCTACAGCCTGAGTAACTACGCCGTGGGGCTGACCTTTGCGCGCTACATGACGGATCGCTTGAGCTTGGGCATCACCGCCAAGTTCATCCAGGAGGGGATTTACCGGGAGAAGGCGCGCACGATCGCGGTCGACCTCGGCTCGCTCCTGGACACCGGACTGCTGGGGATGAAATTGGCCATGAGTCTTTCCAATTTCGGGGGCAATATGCGGCTTTCCGGCCCAGACCTGCGTGTCAGCCACACGCGTTGGCCAGAGTACACCGGCAACCCTACGCGTTATGCTGACCTGAGCACCGAGGTTTGGCCCCTGCCCATGATCTTCCGCATGGGCATCTCCTCCAGTCTGGTGGGAGTAGACGGCCAACTGGCTAAGAGTGAGTCCAATGAGGTCACCGTCTATGCCGATGCGACCGATACCAACGACTCGCTCTTGCGGTCTAACTTTGGCGTGGAGTACGTGTGGAACAACATCATCGCCTTGCGAGGCGGCTACCGTGGTGTGGTGCTGGCGCACGATGAGTACGAGACCTACAACACCTCCAGTTATGCAGCAGGTGTCGGCTTGCACTATGCGGTGGCTGGGTTGGACCTGACTTTGGACTATGCCTACACGGACTACCAGATACTGGGCAACACGCAGCAACTTAGCATTACCCTCAAGTTCTGA
- a CDS encoding RNA methyltransferase gives MRKLSPLELSRLRPSPAELRQRPRRPIYALADNVRSMHNIGAMFRTADGAGLAKLFLCGISACPPRPEIRKTSLGAEEAVPWEYVPSAVQAVRRLKAEGVQIVILEHTDCSHDFRVAPYRFPLCLVVGHEHHGVSDEVVALADLAVEIPMAGVKESLNVSVAFGIAVYEIVRHFDAQR, from the coding sequence ATGCGCAAGTTGAGCCCTCTTGAACTTTCCCGCCTCCGGCCGTCGCCTGCCGAGTTGCGCCAGCGCCCACGTAGGCCCATCTACGCGCTGGCTGACAATGTACGCAGCATGCACAACATCGGCGCGATGTTTCGCACTGCAGACGGCGCAGGTCTGGCCAAGCTCTTCCTTTGCGGCATCTCGGCCTGTCCGCCACGGCCGGAAATCCGCAAGACCAGCCTCGGCGCAGAGGAGGCAGTGCCCTGGGAGTACGTGCCCAGCGCGGTCCAGGCGGTGCGTCGTCTCAAGGCCGAAGGCGTGCAGATCGTCATTCTGGAGCACACCGATTGCAGCCACGACTTCCGCGTGGCGCCCTATCGCTTCCCGCTTTGCCTGGTGGTGGGGCACGAACACCACGGAGTGTCTGACGAGGTGGTCGCTTTGGCTGACCTGGCGGTCGAAATCCCTATGGCAGGAGTAAAGGAGTCGCTCAATGTGAGTGTGGCCTTTGGCATAGCCGTGTATGAGATCGTACGCCACTTCGATGCTCAGCGCTGA